A window from Montipora capricornis isolate CH-2021 chromosome 7, ASM3666992v2, whole genome shotgun sequence encodes these proteins:
- the LOC138055310 gene encoding putative nuclease HARBI1, producing MADLLFLIIRPQVHVRKFRQHEIYLDEFSDEDLRSIYKLGRESQEFLTEILEKDLQRETKRNHALSPTLQILAALRFFASGSFLQIISDTFGLPKSSVSRVVKDVSLALAQKQNEFILWPSPAELQEVKRGFYDKGGFPDVIGCIDGTHVRIQARRANENDFVNRKEFHSINVQAVCNHKSREHYVLSMIILCYNYLVSKAGNFLTWEGGAHNFKNWKVV from the coding sequence atggcggacttacTGTTCCTGATAATTCGTCCACAAGTACATGTAAGAAAGTTTCGTCAGCACGAAATTTATCTTGACGAATTTTCAGATGAAGACCTTCGCAGCATATACAAATTAGGCAGAGAATCCCAAGAATTTTTAACGGAAATCCTTGAAAAAGATCTGCAACGAGAGACGAAGAGAAACCATGCATTGTCGCCGACACTGCAAATTCTCGCAGCGTTACGTTTTTTTGCGAGCGGCAGCTTCCTACAAATCATCAGTGACACCTTTGGTCTGCCAAAATCCTCAGTCTCAAGAGTGGTAAAAGATGTGTCGCTTGCTCTAGCACAGAAACAGAACGAATTCATTTTATGGCCTTCTCCCGCCGAACTACAAGAAGTGAAGCGAGGCTTTTATGACAAAGGAGGGTTCCCTGATGTAATTGGTTGCATCGACGGGACACATGTGAGGATCCAGGCACGCAGAGCGAACGAAAACGACTTCGTGAACAGAAAAGAATTTCACTCGATCAATGTGCAAGCAGTGTGCAACCATAAAAGTAGAGAACACTATGTGCTATCAATGATTATTTTATGCTACAATTACTTGGTATCAAAAGCCGGCAATTTTTTAACCTGGGAGGGTGGAGCACATAATTTCAAAAACTGGAAAGTTGTATAA
- the LOC138055311 gene encoding putative nuclease HARBI1, with protein sequence MFTNILARWPGSKHDNFVFNNSHIGQKLESQPHSIEDGLLLGNSGYPCKPNLMTPYLNLTTAKQETYNKAHTGTRVAIEQAFGWWKRRFHLLHSEVRMNSEKICQLIGACAVLHNIALLQKEPFGGLLQNEDQPDIAPYHGPQNGKAVRDYIWNTFFF encoded by the coding sequence ATGTTTACAAACATTCTTGCAAGATGGCCTGGGAGCAAGCATGACAATTTTGTCTTCAACAACTCACACATTGGCCAGAAGTTGGAAAGTCAGCCCCACTCAATAGAAGATGGTTTGCTACTGGGAAATAGTGGGTATCCATGTAAACCAAATCTCATGACCCCCTATCTTAACCTAACAACTGCAAAACAAGAGACCTACAACAAAGCCCACACGGGTACAAGAGTGGCGATCGAACAAGCCTTTGGCTGGTGGAAGCGCCGTTTTCACCTGCTTCACTCTGAAGTACGAATGAACTCTGAAAAGATCTGCCAATTGATTGGTGCTTGTGCAGTGCTACACAACATTGCATTGCTTCAGAAAGAGCCATTTGGTGGCCTTCTTCAGAATGAAGACCAGCCAGACATTGCTCCTTATCATGGCCCACAAAATGGAAAGGCTGTGAGGGACTATATTTggaataccttttttttttaa